In Calliopsis andreniformis isolate RMS-2024a unplaced genomic scaffold, iyCalAndr_principal scaffold0025, whole genome shotgun sequence, the following proteins share a genomic window:
- the LOC143187439 gene encoding uncharacterized protein LOC143187439, giving the protein MSVLVCPASDLRLHSLRYHDAQLAVYFASSSRSWALRIRAVTLSSLSTARQPNVGLRLSASTCFIAVPGRCSIEYSNSSSSNAQRATRTQRSFFRMVNANARQSVTILNGMPSK; this is encoded by the exons ATGTCCGTTCTCGTGTGCCCTGCGAGTGACCTGCGTTTGCATTCCCTTAGGTACCACGATGCGCAACTCGCCGTCTACTTCGC GTCGTCGTCGCGTTCCTGGGCCTTACGGATTCGCGCCGTAACGCTATCTTCGCTCTCTACCGCGAGACAGCCCAACGTGGGATTACGACTAAGCGCGTCAACGTGTTTCATCGCGGTTCCGGGTCGGTGCTCGATCGAGTATTCGAATTCCTCGAGCAGTAACGCCCAGCGTGCCACCCGAACACAGAGGTCTTTTTTCCGCATGGTCAACGCGAATGCCCGACAATCTGTCACTATTTTGAATGGAATGCCGAGCAAATAA
- the LOC143187440 gene encoding uncharacterized protein LOC143187440: protein MEDVNWQNLTTARLKEMLRERSLSTSGTKNELVARLLEHGGEMDGVFDGAGGGDKETGPTLRDSAQAPELELLRLRLKLVEKEKEMAIREAELAKRELELLRLAPASDELRSTRTEVAAATSEPLRMSITAIAELLSYFDGSEGTFETWTRQFRHLSNVYGLRDDACRILIVSRLRGKALDWFHSRPEYTVMAIETFLEHMSSMFHQRPNRLLARRRFEERTWQRGETFADYLHQKVILANRIPIDGEELIDCIVDGIPDPVLQDQARLQRFRTNADLLEAFGKISLRQKTASATPKGGDPMSRTKGDGPASPATATRRCSNCGDRGHPTSKCPTQNRGRKCFQCNDYGHISRDCPTKKQAPKNVLAVAESAETKFRKDVRVNGCAAVAVLDTGSDVSLIRKSAYFDVGAPPLTNEIIHLRGIGSQEYRTLGKFDAEIMIDDEIREATLHVVENTVLNHGVLLGYDFINAAEWTVRDGTMTLAKRPNTQTIVPEVLYVGHEQERDAIDLSHVKDAKLRKEIETVVREYKPDKSRDVGVTMKIIVKDDEPVYQRPRRLSPSERETVNRQINEWICDGIVQPSLSEYASPVVLVKKKDGTPRLCVDFRQLNAKIVRDRYPLPLIEDQLDFLRDATIYSTLDLRNAFFHVTVEPESRKYTSFVVPDGQYEFLKVPFGLCNSPAVFQRFVNVAFKDLIAERVVLTYIDDLVVPATDYESAKQRLISVLKRASECGLIINWSKCELLKTRVEYLGHVVEGGTVRPSENKAKAVARFPAPTTIKQLQSFLGLAGYFRKFIPEYSTLARPLTRLLKADVPFRFGSEEQNAFQSLKEALLKKPVLRIYWPERETELHTDASIHGYGAILLQRDSEDGH, encoded by the exons ATGGAGGACGTGAACTGGCAAAACCTCACCACCGCACGCTTGAAAGAGATGCTGAGGGAGCGATCTCTCTCAACCAGTGGAACGAAGAACGAGCTGGTCGCAAGGTTACTTGAGCACGGCGGCGAGATGGACGGTGTTTTCGATGGAGCTGGTGGAGGTGACAAAGAAACAGGGCCGACACTCCGCGACTCAGCCCAAGCTCCGGAGTTGGAGCTATTGAGGCTGCGACTCAAACTTGTGGAGAAAGAAAAGGAGATGGCCATCCGGGAAGCAGAGCTGGCCAAACGCGAGCTGGAACTTTTGCGACTGGCACCAGCTAGTGACGAACTGCGGTCAACGAGAACGGAGGTTGCAGCCGCGACGTCCGAACCCCTCCGCATGAGCATCACGGCCATTGCGGAGCTCCTGAGTTACTTCGATGGTTCGGAGGGCACGTTCGAGACGTGGACGAGGCAGTTCCGACACCTAAGCAACGTTTACGGTTTGCGAGACGACGCGTGTCGCATTCTCATCGTGTCCAGGCTGCGAGGGAAGGCCCTGGATTGGTTCCATTCTCGACCGGAGTACACGGTAATGGCGATCGAGACCTTTCTGGAACATATGAGTTCCATGTTTCACCAACGACCCAACCGGCTATTGGCGAGGCGACGATTCGAGGAGAGGACGTGGCAGCGGGGAGAAACCTTCGCCGATTACCTCCACCAAAAGGTGATCCTGGCGAACCGCATCCCCATAGACGGAGAGGAACTCATCGACTGCATCGTCGATGGGATACCCGACCCTGTCCTTCAGGACCAGGCGCGCCTCCAAAGGTTCCGGACGAACGCCGATCTGCTGGAAGCGTTCGGCAAGATTTCGCTCAGGCAGAAGACAGCcagcgcaacgcccaagggaggGGACCCGATGTCGAGGACCAAGGGCGATGGGCCAGCGAGCCCAGCGACGGCAACGAGAAGATGCTCCAACTGCGGCGACCGAGGACATCCAACGTCGAAATGTCCCACACAGAACAGAGGTCGTAAGTGctttcagtgtaacgattatggTCACATTTCACGCGATTGCCCGACGAAAAAACAGGCCCCGAAAAACGTCCTCGCTGTCGCGGAATCGGCGGAAACGAAATTCCGAAAAGATGTTCGTGTAAACGGGTGCGCTGCGGTGGCCGTCCTTGACACAGGTAGCGATGTCTCTCTAATTCGGAAAAGCGCATACTTCGACGTCGGGGCACCGCCGCTGACAAACGAAATAATACATCTCCGGGGAATTGGCTCGCAAGAGTATCGGACTCTCGGGAAGTTTGACGCGGAGATCATGATCGACGACGAGATACGCGAAGCTACATTGCACGTTGTAGAAAACACGGTCCTGAATCATGGAGTGTTGCTCGGCTATGATTTCATAAATGCCGCGGAGTGGACGGTAAGAGACGGCACGATGACATTGGCGAAACGGCCGAATACGCAGACTATCGTGCCcgaagttttatacgttggccaTGAACAGGAACGCGACGCGATCGACCTATCTCACGTGAAAGACGCGAAATTACGAAAAGAGATCGAGACGGTCGTTCGCGAGTACAAGCCTGACAAAAGCCGCGACGTCGGGGTAACAATGAAAATTATTGTCAAGGACGACGAGCCGGTGTATCAGCGACCGAGGAGACTATCTCCCTCCGAGAGAGAGACGGTTAATCGGCAAATAAACGAGTGGATATGCGACGGCATAGTACAACCCTCTCTTTCGGAGTATGCAAGCCCAGTGGTTCTTGTTAAAAAGAAGGACGGTACTCCTCGCTTGTGCGTCGATTTCCGACAACTGAATGCTAAAATCGTTCGCGACCGATACCCCCTTCCACTGATCGAGGATCAATTAGATTTTTTACGGGACGCAACCATTTACAGCACGTTAGACTTGCGGAACGCGTTCTTTCACGTCACAGTCGAACCAGAAAGCCGAAAATATACGTCCTTCGTAGTACCCGACGGGCAATACGAATTTCTAAAAGTACCATTCGGCTTATGTAACTCGCCTGCTGTTTTTCAAAGGTTCGTGAACGTTGCGTTTAAAGACCTCATTGCGGAGAGGGTCGTCTTAACGTACATCGACGATTTGGTAGTACCCGCGACAGATTACGAAAGCGCCAAGCAACGATTGATAAGCGTCCTTAAACGAGCGTCAGAATGCGGTCTAATAATAAACTGGTCCAAATGCGAACTTTTGAAGACGCGGGTGGAGTACCTCGGACATGTAGTGGAAGGAGGCACGGTGCGCCCTTCGGAAAACAAAGCGAAGGCGGTAGCCCGTTTCCCCGCACCGACGACGATTAAACAATTGCAGAGCTTTCTTGGGCTAGCCGGATACTTCCGGAAATTCATTCCGGAATATTCTACATTGGCGCGTCCACTAACACGACTATTAAAAGCCGATGTGCCCTTCCGGTTCGGGTCGGAAGAGCAGAACGCATTTCAGTCGCTCAAGGAAGCTCTACTCAAGAAACCAGTTCTGCGAATTTACTGGCCCGAGCGGGAAACAGAGCTACACACGGACGCGTCTATACACGGCTACGGGGCAATATTACTACAGCGTGATAGCGAGGACG GGCATTAA